The genomic interval TCAGAAGGCTTTTGCCGGCTCAGCACCCACATCCGCCAGCTGGGATTACCAACGCTGGTGGTGCAGGAAGGCGGCTATGACCTGGAAACGCTGAACGAAAACGTCCAGCAGTTCTTCAAGGGCCTGGCCGGCTAACCGTACCAGGCTGAGGGAGGGAGCTCAGCTTCAAGTGCTGAGTTAAGACCTCAGGAGGCGGGCGCGTACACTTTGATGTTGGCGTGCCCTTCAGCCTTCAGATGGCCGGCGTGCATCCGGCTCATGGCTCCGCGATCGCAGTACAACAGGTACTGGCGGTCGCCGGGCAATTCCGCAATCTTCTGATTCAGTTCGTAAAACGGAATCTGCATGACCTCGTTATTGGTCAGCTTCAGCGGTGACTGCTCGCCCTCGAATGGGTGACGGACGTCGATGATCACATCCTCCACGCCCGGCGTTTCCACCAGCTCGACATCTTCTGGCGTGGTGGTGGTATCCAGCAGGCGGCTGATGGCCGTTTCTTCACGGGCCTCGACCGCACTGGCCAGAACCGCCGCGTCCATCTCTTCCTCATCTGCTTCGACTTTGTGCAACTTGGCGCGAGTCGCCGGCTTCTGGGAGATGACCCCACAGTACTCTGGCATGTTGCGAGCGAATGACTCGGTACCAATCTCGCGGGCAATGTTGATGATGGCCTCCTTGTCCATGGATACTAACGGGCGCAGCACCACCTCATCACTGGCACGATCCACCACGTTGAGGTTACTCAGGGTCTGACTCGACACCTGGGCCACCGCATCCCCGGTCACCAGGCCGATGGCGTTGTTCTTTTTCGCAATCTCAGCGGCCGCCTTCAGCATCTGGCGCTTCAGCACGACACCCCAATGGCGGTGATTGACCGAACGCATGATTTCCGCAATCACGCCATCAAAGGGCACCGAAATAAACTTGGCACTGTGGGACGCGCCATACTGCTCCCACAGGTAGTGCACCACCTGGCGTACACCCACCTCGTGGGCAGTACCGCCGAGATTGAAGAACAGAAAGTGACTGCGAAGGCCTCGACGCATCATCAGGTAGGCGGCTACCGAGGAGTCGTAACCGCCGGAAATCAACGTCATCACAGTTTCAACGCTGCCCAGGGGATAGCCGCCGAGCCCACGGTGTTTCCGGTGGGCGATGTGAAAGTGGTCATCCTGCACCTCGATCCGCACTTCCACGTCGGGCGATTTCAGGTTCACACCTGCGGCCTCGGAGGCCTGCATCAGG from Marinobacter sp. LA51 carries:
- the thiI gene encoding tRNA uracil 4-sulfurtransferase ThiI; translation: MKLLIRPAPEVAIKSKPVRRQQMRHLRQNIRKLLVQLDSTIVVQGTWDRVTVEVPDDRGLSGLVLDAVLRIPGISTIQEVGVFPFVDLDDIAEKAVEAFAERLKGQTFGVRVRRHGEHKFRSNELEQIVGSALMQASEAAGVNLKSPDVEVRIEVQDDHFHIAHRKHRGLGGYPLGSVETVMTLISGGYDSSVAAYLMMRRGLRSHFLFFNLGGTAHEVGVRQVVHYLWEQYGASHSAKFISVPFDGVIAEIMRSVNHRHWGVVLKRQMLKAAAEIAKKNNAIGLVTGDAVAQVSSQTLSNLNVVDRASDEVVLRPLVSMDKEAIINIAREIGTESFARNMPEYCGVISQKPATRAKLHKVEADEEEMDAAVLASAVEAREETAISRLLDTTTTPEDVELVETPGVEDVIIDVRHPFEGEQSPLKLTNNEVMQIPFYELNQKIAELPGDRQYLLYCDRGAMSRMHAGHLKAEGHANIKVYAPAS